From one Saccharomyces cerevisiae S288C chromosome XVI, complete sequence genomic stretch:
- the FHL1 gene encoding Fhl1p (Regulator of ribosomal protein (RP) transcription; has forkhead associated domain that binds phosphorylated proteins; recruits coactivator Ifh1p or corepressor Crf1p to RP gene promoters; also has forkhead DNA-binding domain though in vitro DNA binding assays give inconsistent results; computational analyses suggest it binds DNA directly at highly active RP genes and indirectly through Rap1p motifs at others; suppresses RNA pol III and splicing factor prp4 mutants): MDGEMAIIESSNHVGTSSPTTETQFTIDSSALKDQETKESITNSPTSEVPIETKLPKSSDIVTEEKHPQNTTTDIENEVENPVTDDNGNLKLELPDNLDNADFSKLLEFDAKNDEALFNSNELLSHTMDPVNNIDLTHDHSREVSSKEDINIEPVNPDEDEREKTQDNTAAVKTEGIRNSEDTSIQKDEPTADAIYTDVHKLSVNKDTETLPTLVDEKNNMLHMRNNSITPIMFQQHELVGQPPQNTVTENNSTDAETTQRKLSEPIDASLPLPNEQPTIFAYARLDFQSFTFYVQTLHAIIGRRSENDFSHKVDVNLGPSKSISRRHAQIFYNFGTGRFELSIIGKNGAFVDDIFVEKGNTVPLRNKTKIQIGQIPFQFILPEQERNDDSKSPENADIAESEINTRNLKKNEPKSKKKITTGAKPKKAQTKPAVKKEKKPPKIPKKVYTLEEIPVEYRTKPTVSYSAMLTTCIRKYSTAKGMSLSEIYAGIRELFPYYKYCPDGWQSSVRHNLSLNKSFRKVSKEGKGWLWGLDEEYIAERERQKKKQSEIAVAKAQAAQLKLEQQQHKLQQVPQRGKKDIVSQRSNVNARKQNISQTLAANRAASNRKNTASDNQRTMKYLQEQLVILTRDRKGLSKQVIAAILTQALAMTINQVTQAAKNKGITGNPLTALMDKNPQHLNLILAAAVNAATAKVTKGEVKQLVNPETTAAAALAAKAQHSKPIRQPIVQTPHVPDRPPSQLSASASSHPNNYLHDKQPGSFDPSSLSRFFQPRQNARATSSVAATSVPAAASQNVDAQPKPKPAQDNDLESESGTSSSSSSSSESGSESDSGSDDGSASGSGDNSSTSSESESESDSGSEVDEKNNKNEKIDSESIKNNESKDDIPSKDENSSNDNREISKTDEEGHDSKRRKVSEDINEGITEVNVSLEEKL, translated from the coding sequence ATGGATGGGGAAATGGCAATAATAGAAAGCAGCAATCATGTCGGGACTTCATCGCCTACCACTGAAACACAGTTTACTATAGATTCTTCCGCATTGAAAGACcaagaaaccaaagaaaGCATAACAAATTCACCGACAAGCGAGGTACCGATTGAAACAAAACTACCAAAAAGTTCTGATATAGTAACAGAGGAAAAACATCCTCAAAACACGACTACtgatattgaaaacgaGGTAGAGAATCCTGTTACAGACGATAATGGAAATTTGAAACTTGAATTACCTGATAACCTTGATAACGCTGATTTTTCGAAGCTACTGGAATTTGATgcaaaaaatgatgaagcTCTGTTCAACTCAAATGAGTTGTTATCCCACACCATGGATCCTGTAAATAACATCGATTTAACTCATGATCACAGCAGGGAGGTTTCatcaaaagaagatatcAATATAGAGCCAGTAAACCCTGATGAGGACGAAAGGGAGAAAACTCAAGATAACACAGCAGCAGTGAAAACTGAAGGCATAAGGAACTCAGAAGATACAAGTATACAAAAGGATGAACCCACTGCTGATGCTATATACACAGATGTGCATAAATTATCAGTAAACAAAGATACCGAGACCCTACCAACATTAGtagatgaaaaaaacaacatgCTGCATATGAGAAACAATTCAATAACGCCAATAATGTTTCAGCAGCATGAATTAGTGGGACAACCGCCACAAAACACTGTAACGGAAAATAATAGTACAGATGCTGAAACTACCCAACGAAAACTATCTGAGCCAATCGATGCAAGTTTACCGCTACCGAATGAACAACCGACTATCTTCGCCTATGCAAGGCTGGACTTTCAAAGTTTCACATTTTATGTACAAACATTACATGCAATAATCGGAAGGAGGTCTGAGAATGACTTCTCCCACAAAGTTGACGTTAATCTTGGTccttcaaaatcaatatcGAGGAGACACGCCCAGattttttacaattttgGGACAGGAAGGTTCGAATTGTCCATAATAGGGAAGAATGGTGCTTTTGTGGATGACATTTTcgttgaaaaaggaaatacTGTGCCACTTCGTAATAAGacaaaaattcaaattggACAAATTCCATTTCAATTTATTTTACCAGAACAAGAACGTAACGACGATAGCAAAAGCCCAGAAAACGCTGACATAGCAGAATCTGAAATAAATACAAGAAATCTCAAAAAAAACGAGCCCAAATCTAAGAAAAAGATTACAACTGGAGCAAAGCCCAAGAAAGCGCAGACCAAACCAGCTgttaagaaagaaaagaagccACCGAAAATACCAAAGAAAGTATATACTTTGGAGGAGATTCCAGTAGAATATAGAACGAAACCTACTGTATCTTACTCTGCTATGCTAACTACTTGCATACGAAAGTACTCGACTGCCAAGGGAATGTCTTTATCTGAAATTTATGCAGGAATAAGAGAACTCTTCCCCTATTATAAATACTGTCCTGATGGGTGGCAAAGCTCGGTAAGACACAACTTATCGCTAAATAAATCTTTCAGGAAGGTTTCTAAAGAAGGCAAAGGATGGTTATGGGGtcttgatgaagaatatattgCAGAGAGGGAACgacagaaaaagaaacaaagtgAGATAGCTGTGGCAAAGGCACAAGCTGCACAATTAAAACTtgaacagcaacagcaCAAACTTCAGCAAGTGCCGCAGAGGGGCAAAAAAGATATTGTTTCGCAGAGATCTAACGTTAATGCgagaaaacaaaacatcTCACAAACTCTTGCAGCAAACAGAGCCGCCTCGAACAGGAAAAATACAGCAAGTGATAATCAAAGGACAATGAAATATCTGCAGGAACAGCTTGTCATTTTAACACGAGATAGAAAGGGTTTATCGAAGCAGGTCATCGCTGCAATTTTGACGCAGGCTCTAGCTATGACAATAAATCAGGTTACACAAGCGGCAAAAAACAAGGGGATTACTGGTAATCCACTTACAGCCTTGATGGACAAGAATCCTCAGCATTTGAATCTAATTTTAGCAGCTGCTGTAAACGCGGCAACTGCAAAAGTCACAAAAGGTGAGGTAAAGCAATTAGTGAACCCTGAAACTACAGCGGCGGCGGCTTTAGCAGCTAAGGCACAGCATTCCAAACCGATACGCCAACCAATAGTCCAGACGCCGCATGTACCAGATAGGCCTCCATCTCAGTTATCTGCGTCGGCATCATCCCATCCCAATAATTACTTGCATGATAAACAACCGGGATCGTTTGATCCTTCGTCCTTGTCTCGATTTTTTCAACCGAGACAAAATGCTAGGGCTACATCCTCTGTGGCAGCTACGTCAGTTCCGGCGGCTGCTTCTCAAAATGTTGATGCACAACCCAAACCTAAGCCTGCACAGGACAACGACTTAGAAAGTGAAAGCGGCACTAGTAGTAGTAGCAGTTCCAGTAGTGAGAGCGGAAGCGAGAGCGATAGTGGTAGCGATGACGGTAGTGCTAGTGGAAGCGGCGATAATAGCAGCACTAGTAGTGAAAGCGAAAGCGAAAGTGATAGTGGAAGCGAAGTagatgaaaagaacaacaaaaacGAAAAGATCGATAGTGAAAGTATTAAAAACAACGAATCTAAAGATGATATTCCATC
- the COG4 gene encoding Golgi transport complex subunit COG4 (Essential component of the conserved oligomeric Golgi complex; a cytosolic tethering complex (Cog1p through Cog8p) that functions in protein trafficking to mediate fusion of transport vesicles to Golgi compartments), producing the protein MEGQKSNASWESSIIEGQLSKNLARYTLLLDKLSTLSQIDKLSEVIANDYAKQSKQLNAFVQQSQSSLNKESRKLELQRTNLTTTLTQFHETVATISSSNARAKAIHDDIETVDQERALVNKTLQFVKDVRTLKNNISLAHSALETKDYLVAATAINEIRSLPDKKLIVSEFAKKVVPSSEIPEEPAILIKNWCKELTSLFQEQFMEATRTQDIKELTLMFKMFPMIGQDVLGLDLYSKYVCDIIADESRKIMSNSMENSTKFQGFFSQVLLHLFKIVSTIINDHSKVIATCYGKKHMVHVMEKVEKEADLQASLILDIFMETRKIERTIHDINEWEHSQKNEDVNIDSNQSDIETDGETEKSSIISIHDLALLIMEFSQILQNWSMYSRFYSVKWNEFSDLHPHVLQPPPPIADGKFALKLKQDKVFDEFQVFVLNHLQRSFRNSISLEELPSLNDLITAVPLNDHDNISYPVTSVLDDLILLVRKNLISVVNTGQFKLLASFLNELVKFFQNRFLVKFMQNKFKLLQSKLASNVSLKRYIPKGEEQSATSRSVSPPANKFSPLSRFTFRGAAASALTNIQSNLQAVVAEDEDSILALHHYLIYLNTLYLSKVYVHRLLSIEILEDDSQRILRDNFPFDNDAAQLQNLIINSEKLVLEQTDKLSKWAVKYLFQNILQNRVRNLLGTVFVNSASSNSSTSNQKNVSRDYSAGSNQKNYITSIEDFEDLSQINSFNSKWNQLIIPYKNILHNEAYAELLSVIVDYIVTTLEQRIWTLEFNELGVTKLDRELSLFIGNMCGLNYNLREKFLKLTQIVLLLGLDDDNFDLTTGDIKDDFNGTFDWVINSQERIKARNMKIDRTQ; encoded by the coding sequence ATGGAAGGGCAAAAATCGAATGCATCATGGGAGAGCTCGATCATCGAGGGCCAATTGTCTAAAAATCTAGCAAGGTACACCTTGTTATTAGACAAATTATCGACACTATCTCAAATAGACAAGCTGTCTGAAGTGATAGCCAATGATTACGCAAAACAATCTAAACAATTAAATGCATTTGTGCAACAGTCGCAATCATCGCTCAACAAAGAGTCCCGGAAATTAGAATTGCAAAGAACTAACCTTACGACTACTTTGACTCAGTTTCATGAGACTGTGGCCaccatttcttcttcgaaCGCAAGAGCAAAAGCTATACATGACGATATTGAAACTGTAGATCAGGAACGCGCTTTGGTCAACAAAACGTTACAATTTGTAAAAGACGTCAGGACGCTAAAGAATAATATTTCACTGGCGCATTCTGCTTTAGAAACAAAGGATTACTTAGTTGCTGCGACAGcaatcaatgaaattaGAAGCCTTCCGGATAAAAAACTTATTGTATCCGAGTTTGCCAAGAAAGTTGTGCCCTCGAGTGAAATTCCCGAAGAACCAGCTATACTAATAAAGAATTGGTGTAAGGAACTGACAAGTTTATTTCAGGAGCAATTCATGGAAGCAACAAGAACACAGGATATTAAAGAGCTAACCTTAATGTTCAAAATGTTCCCTATGATTGGGCAGGACGTACTTGGTTTAGACCTGTATTCCAAATATGTCTGTGATATTATTGCGGACGAAAGCAGGAAAATTATGTCGAATTCTATGGAAAACAGCACCAAGTTTCaaggatttttttcacaagTACTGTTACAtctttttaaaattgtATCGACCATTATAAATGATCATTCAAAAGTCATCGCCACGTGTTATGGAAAAAAGCACATGGTGCATGTCATGgaaaaagtagaaaaagaagctgATCTTCAAGCTAGTTTGATTCTAGATATTTTTATGGAGACGAGGAAAATAGAAAGGACTATACATGATATAAATGAATGGGAACATTCACAAAAGAATGAAGATGTGAATATAGACAGTAATCAGTCGGATATCGAAACAGACGGAGAAACGGAAAAGAGCTCAATTATATCCATTCATGACTTGGCATTATTGATAATGGAATTTTCTCAAATACTTCAAAATTGGTCCATGTATTCTAGATTTTATTCAGTTAAATGGAATGAATTTAGCGATTTGCATCCGCATGTATTGCAACCACCTCCACCAATAGCAGATGGTAAATTTGCCTTAAAGTTAAAGCAAGATAAGGTCTTTGATGAGTTTCAGGTGTTTGTGTTGAACCATCTGCAGAGATCATTTAGAAATAGTATTTCACTAGAAGAATTACCGTCACTGAACGATCTTATAACTGCTGTTCCCCTCAATGACCACGATAACATTTCATACCCTGTAACATCTGTTTTAGATGACTTAATTTTATTAGTTCGGAAAAATCTGATATCAGTGGTTAATACTGGCCAGTTTAAGCTCTTAGCAAGTTTTTTGAACGAGTtggtaaaattttttcagaacCGATTTCTGGTAAAATTTATGCAAAACAAATTTAAGTTACTACAATCGAAACTAGCCTCCAATGtatctttgaaaagataCATTCCAAAAGGTGAGGAGCAATCTGCAACATCAAGATCGGTTTCTCCACCTGCAAATAAGTTTTCTCCGCTAAGCAGGTTCACTTTTAGAGGGGCAGCAGCTAGCGCTTTGACAAATATTCAATCAAATTTACAAGCCGTAGTTGCAGAGGACGAGGATTCCATTCTTGCGTTGCACCATTATTTGATATATCTGAACACGTTGTACTTGAGTAAAGTATACGTTCACAGGCTGTTATCCATAGAAATATTAGAAGACGATTCGCAAAGGATTTTGAGAGACAATTTCCCTTTTGACAATGATGCAGCGCAGTTACAGAATTTAATTATAAACTCAGAAAAATTAGTCCTGGAACAAACAGATAAGCTAAGCAAATGGGCTGTCAAATACTTGTTCCAAAATATCCTACAAAATAGGGTTCGGAACTTATTGGGAACTGTTTTTGTTAATTCAGCCTCATCAAATTCCTCAACGTccaatcaaaaaaatgtgtCTCGCGATTATTCTGCAGGTTCGAACCAAAAGAATTACATCACAAGCATAGAAGATTTCGAAGATTTGTCGCAAATTAACAGTTTCAATAGCAAATGGAACCAATTGATTATCCcttacaaaaatattcttcacAACGAAGCATATGCAGAGTTGCTATCTGTCATAGTCGACTACATCGTAACAACATTGGAGCAAAGAATATGGACTCTAGAATTCAATGAACTTGGTGTTACGAAATTAGATAGAGAACTGAGCCTTTTCATCGGCAATATGTGTGGCTTGAACTATAATCTCAGAGAGaagttcttgaaattgACACAAATCGTGTTGCTTCTCGGTttagatgatgacaatTTTGATTTGACTACAGGTGATATCAAGGATGACTTCAATGGTACTTTCGATTGGGTGATAAACTCTCAGGAAAGAATTAAAGCTAGAAATATGAAGATTGATAGAACACAGTAA
- the ISR1 gene encoding putative protein kinase ISR1 (Predicted protein kinase; negatively regulates the hexosamine biosynthetic pathway (HBP), which converts fructose-6-phosphate into UDP-N-acetylglucosamine, a precursor of chitin biosynthesis, GPI-anchor formation and glycosylation; interacts genetically with GFA1, encoding the first enzyme in the HBP; involved in Gfa1p phosphorylation (S332, T334); contains a Pho85p-regulated SCF-CDC4 phosphodegron; unstable, cell cycle regulated protein, peaking at G1/S) translates to MNSTPPTSPVTRVSDGSFPSISNNSKGFAYRQPQKHKSNFAYSHLVSPVEEPTAKFSEAFQTDYSSKAPVATSEAHLKNDLDVLFTTPRFYSPENLALMFRLSNTVSSLEFLDEFLMGILLAPEMDFLSNPSYSLPSNKLVGQGSYSYVYPISSSASSRCNNDSGVVLKFAKSQHKSKVILQEALTLAYLQYMSPSTNESHIIPFYGLTYITKSHFRRLRSNECVPGLILPKCEMSLYHFNTAVSHKLSLITKRKIWWRLMKQMIDALKSLKTNGIIHGDIKTANILITEMHVLNGGHCKDFDFYLADFTSAFHINQTPTDLNTTVEYCAPELIDSSSDHVPTFESDLYAVGLCLLSFISQHEPYNELQALVSHGSSPGIGSSSIQQSQWLINALLKKDPINLNMLRNDLFQDWKSELALLSRILVDRLPLENLITILDSNYI, encoded by the coding sequence ATGAACAGTACACCTCCTACGTCACCCGTCACCAGGGTTTCTGATGGTTCCTTTCCATCCATAAGTAACAATAGTAAGGGTTTTGCTTATCGCCAACCGCAAAAACATAAAAGTAACTTCGCATATTCACATCTGGTATCTCCTGTAGAGGAGCCGACAGCTAAATTCAGTGAGGCATTCCAGACAGATTATTCTAGTAAGGCGCCCGTTGCTACCTCGGAGGCGCACCTAAAGAACGATTTAGACGTATTGTTCACTACCCCCCGGTTTTACTCTCCGGAGAATTTGGCTTTAATGTTCCGTCTTTCTAATACAGTTTCTTCCCTAGAATTTCTGGATGAGTTTTTGATGGGCATATTACTTGCTCCAGAGATGGATTTTTTGTCAAATCCAAGTTATTCTCTTCCGTCTAACAAATTAGTGGGACAGGGAAGTTATTCATATGTGTACCCTATATCATCAAGTGCTTCATCAAGATGTAACAACGATTCAGGGGTTGTTTTAAAGTTTGCCAAATCACAGCATAAAAGCAAGGTGATTTTACAGGAAGCTTTGACGCTAGCATATCTCCAGTACATGAGTCCTTCAACCAATGAAAGTCATATTATTCCATTCTATGGGTTGACATACATAACTAAATCCCATTTTAGAAGACTGAGGTCCAACGAATGTGTTCCTGGCCTTATTCTTCCGAAATGCGAAATGAGTTTATATCACTTCAATACAGCAGTGTCACATAAGCTTTCGTTgataacaaaaagaaaaatatggtGGAGACTTATGAAGCAAATGATAGACGCAttaaaatctttgaaaacaaatGGTATAATTCATGGTGATATAAAAACagcaaatattttaataACAGAAATGCATGTTCTTAATGGAGGCCATTGTAAGGATTTTGACTTCTACCTTGCTGACTTTACGTCGGCATTTCACATTAATCAAACACCAACAGATCTGAATACCACGGTAGAATACTGTGCACCAGAACTAATTGATAGCTCCTCCGATCATGTTCCTACATTTGAATCGGATTTGTATGCCGTGGGGCTTTGTCTTTTATCATTTATATCGCAGCATGAGCCTTACAACGAACTTCAGGCGTTAGTGTCGCATGGATCCTCTCCAGGTATTGGCAGTTCATCTATACAGCAGTCCCAATGGCTGATAAATgctcttttgaaaaaagatcCTATAAATCTAAACATGTTAAGAAACGATTTATTCCAGGATTGGAAGTCAGAACTAGCATTATTGTCCAGAATTCTGGTTGATAGACTTCCTCTAGAAAATCTCATAACTATACTCGATAGTAACtatatatga
- the YTH1 gene encoding cleavage polyadenylation factor RNA-binding subunit YTH1 (Essential RNA-binding component of cleavage and polyadenylation factor; contains five zinc fingers; required for pre-mRNA 3'-end processing and polyadenylation; relocalizes to the cytosol in response to hypoxia), whose product MSLIHPDTAKYPFKFEPFLRQEYSFSLDPDRPICEFYNSREGPKSCPRGPLCPKKHVLPIFQNKIVCRHWLRGLCKKNDQCEYLHEYNLRKMPECVFFSKNGYCTQSPDCQYLHIDPASKIPKCENYEMGFCPLGSSCPRRHIKKVFCQRYMTGFCPLGKDECDMEHPQFIIPDEGSKLRIKRDDEINTRKMDEEKERRLNAIINGEV is encoded by the coding sequence ATGAGCCTAATTCACCCCGATACAGCAAAATATCCTTTTAAATTTGAACCTTTCCTCAGGCAAGAGTATTCGTTTTCACTCGATCCTGACAGACCTATTTGTGAATTTTACAATTCTAGAGAAGGCCCTAAATCATGTCCGAGGGGACCGTTATGTCCAAAAAAGCATGTGTTACCAATATTTCAGAATAAAATTGTTTGTAGACATTGGCTTCGAGGGTTGTGCAAAAAGAATGACCAATGTGAATACTTACATGAATACAATCTTCGAAAAATGCCTGAATGTGTCTTCTTCAGCAAAAACGGGTACTGTACACAAAGTCCAGATTGTCAATATCTACACATAGATCCCGCTAGCAAGATACCAAAATGTGAAAATTACGAAATGGGATTCTGTCCTCTGGGGAGTTCTTGTCCTAGACGGCATATTAAGAAGGTTTTCTGTCAAAGATACATGACCGGATTTTGTCCTTTAGGGAAGGATGAATGTGATATGGAACATCCACAGTTCATAATCCCAGATGAAGGTAGTAAATTAAGAATTAAGAGAGACGATGAGATAAATACCAGGAAAatggatgaagaaaaggaaaggcGTTTAAACGCAATTATAAACGGTGAAGTTTGA
- the RPN7 gene encoding proteasome regulatory particle lid subunit RPN7 (Essential non-ATPase regulatory subunit of the 26S proteasome; similar to another S. cerevisiae regulatory subunit, Rpn5p, as well as to mammalian proteasome subunits) yields MVDVEEKSQEVEYVDPTVNRVPNYEVSEKAFLLTQSKVSIEQRKEAAEFVLAKIKEEEMAPYYKYLCEEYLVNNGQSDLEHDEKSDSLNEWIKFDQELYNELCKKNESKIKELNEKIQKLEEDDEGELEQAQAWINLGEYYAQIGDKDNAEKTLGKSLSKAISTGAKIDVMLTIARLGFFYNDQLYVKEKLEAVNSMIEKGGDWERRNRYKTYYGIHCLAVRNFKEAAKLLVDSLATFTSIELTSYESIATYASVTGLFTLERTDLKSKVIDSPELLSLISTTAALQSISSLTISLYASDYASYFPYLLETYANVLIPCKYLNRHADFFVREMRRKVYAQLLESYKTLSLKSMASAFGVSVAFLDNDLGKFIPNKQLNCVIDRVNGIVETNRPDNKNAQYHLLVKQGDGLLTKLQKYGAAVRLTGSDRV; encoded by the coding sequence ATGGTAGACGTGGAAGAGAAAAGTCAAGAAGTTGAATATGTTGATCCAACGGTGAATAGGGTGCCCAATTATGAGGTATCTGAAAAGGCGTTTCTTTTGACACAATCAAAGGTTAGTATTGAACAGCGTAAGGAAGCGGCAGAGTTCGTTTTAGCCAAAAttaaagaggaagaaatggCCCCTTATTATAAATATCTTTGCGAGGAATACCTTGTTAATAATGGCCAATCTGACTTGGAACACGATGAAAAGTCAGATTCTTTAAACGAATGGATCAAATTTGACCAGGAGCTATACAATGAATtgtgcaaaaaaaatgaaagtaaGATTAAAGAGTTAAATGAAAAGATCcaaaaattggaagaagatgatgaaggtGAACTAGAACAAGCTCAAGCCTGGATTAATCTGGGTGAATATTATGCACAAATCGGTGACAAAGATAATGCTGAAAAGACGCTAGGGAAATCATTATCGAAGGCTATTTCCACAGGCGCCAAAATTGATGTTATGCTAACAATTGCAAGGCTGGGGTTCTTTTATAACGACCAACTTTATGTTAAGGAGAAGTTGGAAGCAGTCAATTCTATGATTGAAAAAGGTGGTGACTGGGAGAGAAGAAATAGATATAAAACATACTATGGTATCCACTGCTTGGCCGTAAGAAACTTTAAGGAAGCGGCAAAGTTATTGGTCGATTCTCTAGCAACTTTCACCTCTATTGAATTAACTTCCTATGAAAGCATTGCCACATATGCATCGGTCACAGGTTTATTCACTCTGGAAAGAACAGACCTAAAATCCAAAGTCATCGATTCACCTGAATTGTTATCTTTAATCTCAACAACTGCCGCACTACAATCTATCTCGTCGTTAACAATTTCCCTTTACGCGTCCGATTATGCCAGTTACTTTCCATATCTTTTGGAAACATATGCAAATGTTTTGATTCCatgtaaatatttgaataGACATGCAGATTTCTTTGTTAGAGAaatgagaagaaaagtcTACGCACAATTGTTGGAATCATATAAGACTTTGTCGCTGAAATCTATGGCAAGCGCATTTGGTGTTTCGGTTGCGTTCTTGGATAACGACCTGGGTAAGTTTATTCCAAATAAGCAACTAAATTGTGTCATTGATAGAGTTAATGGGATCGTAGAGACCAACAGGCCAGACAACAAAAATGCTCAATACCATCTGCTAGTTAAGCAAGGTGACGGTTTGCTAacaaaattacaaaaatacGGTGCAGCAGTGAGATTGACAGGGTCAGATCGTGTTTGA
- the GLD1 gene encoding Gld1p (Trafficking adaptor for the Dsc E3 ligase complex; component of a Dsc subcomplex that sorts the E3 ligase to the Golgi and to endosomes; involved in the endosome and Golgi-associated degradation pathway (EGAD), contributing to proteostasis and lipid homeostasis; SWAT-GFP and mCherry fusion proteins localize to the endoplasmic reticulum; diploid deletion strain has high budding index): protein MDNFESTAEGNLSIGNKRVYELRKRNFQRNLVNNLSFLGYVLISLEYIKYDRTVWTLITRAIVQSLISSPFPSDAKLRRLATLGADNNTTGVATLPGGRSIRFPGMFGTEMLYNSSSEAEQQDHDDTAIVSMKKQIRKFLFHGCLSLNMLFIILTILFPIDFFEPLSGSEPVDDGPKNTPSPFSNSDGLLLGERRGGLFLQMIGERLPKSNFSGNLGLVMFEFSILIVQFTLFSLTCVVLADLDFEEPERLEPVNSDGYDGSVIVARIPLNKTMNAILNDGNINDNNENASNSV from the coding sequence ATggataattttgaaagtaCTGCTGAAGGAAATTTAAGTATAGGAAACAAACGAGTATACGAACtacgaaaaagaaacttccAAAGAAATTTGGTGAATAATTTGAGCTTTCTCGGGTATGTTTTAATATCATTGGAATATATCAAGTATGATCGTACCGTCTGGACACTTATAACAAGAGCAATAGTGCAATCTCTCATAAGTTCTCCTTTTCCAAGTGATGCCAAGTTACGTAGGCTAGCGACCCTCGGTGCAGATAATAACACGACGGGGGTTGCAACACTTCCAGGCGGAAGATCTATCAGGTTTCCCGGAATGTTTGGAACAGAAATGCTTTATAATTCTTCTAGTGAAGCTGAGCAACAAGACCATGATGATACCGCTATTGTGTCcatgaaaaagcaaatccggaagtttttatttcatgGTTGCTTATCGTTGAATATgcttttcattatcttaACAATCCTATTCccaattgatttttttgaaccCCTGAGTGGTAGCGAGCCAGTAGACGATGGCCCTAAGAATACTCCCTCAcccttttccaattcagaTGGTCTACTTTTGGGTGAGAGAAGAGGTGGGCTTTTTCTACAGATGATCGGAGAACGGCTACCAAAGAGCAACTTTTCCGGCAATCTTGGATTAGTAATGTTCGAATTTAGCATACTTATTGTACAGTTTACTTTATTTTCACTAACATGTGTTGTATTGGCAGATTTAGATTTTGAAGAGCCAGAAAGACTAGAACCTGTAAATAGTGATGGCTACGATGGCTCTGTAATAGTTGCACGAATACCATTAAATAAAACCATGAATGCCATTTTAAATGACGGCAATATTAATGACAACAATGAGAATGCTAGCAATTCTGTCTaa